In Pseudofrankia saprophytica, one genomic interval encodes:
- a CDS encoding protein kinase domain-containing protein yields METLQQDDPQRLGTYEIVGRLGAGGMGQVFLARSRSGRAVAIKVIRPEFAGDPEFRGRFAREVAAARAVSGVFTAAVVDADPLGQRPWLATEYVRGPSLLAAVTRHGPLPAASAAALGAGVVEALAAVHQAGLVHRDLKPSNILLAAEGPKVIDFGIARSMEANAATRTAGIIGTPAFMAPEQAGGPPEPSPAKPLSRAEWSPTVAIAPDVTPAADVFAFGGVLTFATTGYGPFGHGSVPELLMRVVYGQPDIGHVPQSLRDIVYDCLDKDPTRRPTLDQILDRLTDAVPNVPDLHHPGWLPPTLTQVILATPSVPPDTFRSAATPAGGVSWPPHPTGQRASASQSQANVAAGGSSIPGVAADPAANGRPTGTDWRSDPAVPHWMEARDGPGPFTGTGTDAGGNAFSRATNPPPFDSSVASSRARRTARRSVGAAVAVGALLATGLTLGQGCAGPTPPDPPVLSSPPSTTPPSSTTPPSSPPPTADSDFSFNYGSSAPYSCNPKPRSLWDSDTAPTTITFVNNRSEQIQIFEHDQYGNRLTLQYSTLPPGKQTTISTYTTYAYEVADDALRCQEVFVPAYGGSTVVVR; encoded by the coding sequence ATGGAGACGCTGCAACAGGACGACCCGCAGCGGCTGGGAACGTACGAAATCGTCGGGCGGCTGGGTGCCGGGGGGATGGGGCAGGTCTTCCTGGCCAGGTCCCGATCGGGCCGGGCGGTGGCGATCAAAGTCATCCGGCCGGAGTTCGCGGGTGACCCCGAATTCCGGGGCCGCTTCGCGCGGGAGGTGGCGGCGGCGCGCGCCGTGAGCGGCGTGTTCACCGCCGCGGTCGTCGATGCCGATCCGCTCGGCCAGCGGCCGTGGCTGGCCACCGAGTACGTCCGCGGCCCGTCACTGCTCGCGGCGGTGACCCGCCACGGCCCGCTGCCGGCCGCCTCAGCCGCCGCCCTCGGTGCCGGCGTGGTCGAGGCGCTTGCCGCGGTGCACCAGGCAGGTCTGGTGCACCGCGACCTCAAACCGTCCAACATTCTGCTCGCCGCCGAGGGCCCGAAGGTCATCGACTTCGGGATCGCCCGATCGATGGAGGCCAACGCGGCGACGCGCACCGCCGGCATCATCGGCACGCCGGCATTCATGGCGCCCGAGCAGGCGGGCGGCCCCCCGGAACCGAGCCCGGCGAAGCCCCTGAGCCGCGCGGAGTGGTCTCCGACCGTGGCCATCGCACCCGACGTCACGCCCGCAGCGGATGTCTTCGCGTTCGGCGGAGTCCTGACGTTCGCGACTACCGGATATGGCCCGTTCGGCCACGGCTCTGTGCCCGAACTGCTGATGCGCGTCGTGTACGGCCAGCCGGATATCGGGCATGTCCCGCAGAGTCTGCGCGACATCGTCTACGACTGCCTGGACAAGGATCCAACCCGACGGCCGACGCTCGACCAGATCCTGGACCGGCTGACCGACGCCGTACCGAACGTGCCGGACCTGCATCACCCTGGCTGGCTGCCGCCGACCCTGACTCAGGTCATTCTCGCGACGCCGTCCGTCCCGCCCGACACCTTCCGGTCCGCCGCCACCCCGGCGGGCGGCGTCTCCTGGCCGCCGCACCCGACGGGCCAGCGAGCGTCGGCCAGTCAATCGCAGGCCAACGTGGCGGCGGGAGGATCAAGCATTCCAGGCGTCGCCGCCGACCCTGCGGCGAACGGCCGGCCGACGGGCACCGACTGGCGGAGCGATCCGGCGGTACCGCACTGGATGGAGGCCAGAGACGGTCCGGGGCCGTTCACCGGCACCGGCACCGACGCCGGCGGGAATGCGTTCAGCCGAGCGACGAACCCGCCGCCATTCGACTCGTCGGTAGCATCGAGCCGCGCACGCCGAACGGCGCGGCGCTCGGTCGGTGCCGCGGTCGCGGTCGGCGCGCTGCTCGCGACGGGCCTCACGCTGGGACAAGGCTGCGCCGGTCCCACGCCTCCCGACCCTCCCGTGCTCTCCTCGCCTCCCTCGACGACTCCGCCTTCCTCAACGACTCCGCCTTCCTCGCCGCCGCCAACCGCTGACAGCGACTTCTCTTTCAACTACGGTTCCTCCGCCCCGTACAGCTGCAACCCGAAGCCGAGGTCCCTGTGGGACAGCGATACGGCGCCGACCACGATCACCTTTGTCAACAACCGGTCCGAGCAGATACAGATCTTCGAGCACGACCAGTACGGGAACCGGCTGACGCTCCAATACAGCACGCTGCCGCCCGGCAAGCAGACCACGATCAGCACCTACACCACGTACGCGTACGAGGTCGCCGACGACGCGCTGCGCTGCCAGGAGGTGTTCGTCCCCGCATATGGCGGGAGCACCGTCGTCGTCCGCTGA
- a CDS encoding PAS domain-containing protein, which yields MSVPDLIDDLKAAEQSSIFEVFAYVPRALELIRRAMDGEPGCDIHEAFGRHYELHIRPIFDPCGEVSQVASISTDVTDREQARFDQSVLANLAHQALRTAEPDRLWNHAAAVLALYLPKSISGLIGTVAADPGPSRCLVPVGGGDCGRIPLRGASTDLPRCHERVRAAAPAASQ from the coding sequence ATGAGCGTCCCCGACCTGATCGATGACCTGAAGGCCGCCGAGCAGTCGTCGATATTCGAGGTGTTCGCCTACGTGCCGCGGGCGCTGGAGCTGATACGGCGAGCGATGGACGGGGAACCGGGCTGCGACATCCATGAGGCCTTCGGGCGGCACTACGAGTTACACATCAGGCCGATCTTCGATCCTTGTGGCGAGGTCAGCCAGGTGGCATCGATCAGTACCGATGTGACCGATCGTGAGCAGGCCCGTTTCGACCAGAGCGTCCTCGCCAATTTGGCTCATCAGGCCTTGCGGACCGCCGAGCCTGACCGGCTGTGGAACCATGCGGCCGCGGTGCTGGCCCTGTACTTGCCGAAAAGTATATCCGGGCTGATCGGGACGGTCGCGGCCGATCCTGGGCCCTCCCGGTGCCTGGTGCCCGTCGGGGGCGGTGACTGCGGGAGGATCCCGCTTCGTGGTGCTTCGACTGACCTACCTCGGTGTCACGAACGTGTTCGCGCTGCTGCGCCTGCTGCCTCGCAGTGA
- a CDS encoding glycine cleavage system protein T, whose amino-acid sequence MDVLSRQRQDYKKLLDLPEASFIMERPALFSPAAAIQDEANLKGTFGRFAQILLPLEYTNWVEESVAHVESCYIGDWTSLSKLHLRGPRALEFLSRIGMNDLSRFETGQVKHHVQLDENGWVASEGVLCRLGPEEFVYTAGSCDWAQWQFSRGSWDAELSDISPDRFIFGVQGPTSLAVLEKATGESLRDVNFNRSRPAKIGQIPVHVLRTGISGELGYEVHGSANAASGIWSTILAAGEDFGIRQLGFRSQPVQHIEAGIATNGLDYLPAAIVTPGAPRQFRRGVMGGSFVPKNGLTDYFRRPGELGWGTSGKISDHDFLGREALVSQAEIGGPARLLVGLVWNADDVGEVFASLLHGGDIPEQMDIPRRLGPSFDQVLVCGNPVGVSTGRCLSSNLRAMISLCVIDRDRAVAGADVVVVWGRPGTPQREIRATVTTLPFKPDRRRTDVATL is encoded by the coding sequence ATGGACGTGCTGTCGCGACAGCGCCAGGACTACAAGAAACTGCTTGACCTTCCCGAGGCCTCGTTCATCATGGAGCGCCCGGCTCTGTTCAGCCCGGCGGCCGCAATCCAGGACGAAGCGAACTTAAAGGGAACTTTCGGGCGCTTCGCGCAGATATTACTTCCGCTGGAGTACACGAACTGGGTCGAGGAAAGCGTTGCCCACGTCGAGTCCTGCTACATCGGCGACTGGACGTCTCTCAGCAAACTGCACCTACGGGGCCCGCGGGCACTGGAATTCCTCAGCCGGATTGGCATGAACGACCTGTCCCGGTTCGAGACCGGGCAGGTCAAACATCATGTCCAGCTCGACGAGAACGGCTGGGTGGCCTCCGAGGGCGTCCTGTGCAGGCTTGGTCCAGAGGAGTTCGTCTACACCGCGGGAAGCTGTGACTGGGCGCAGTGGCAGTTCAGTCGCGGAAGCTGGGACGCGGAGCTGTCGGACATCAGCCCGGACAGATTTATCTTCGGAGTACAGGGACCCACGTCCCTGGCTGTGCTCGAGAAGGCGACCGGGGAAAGCCTTCGCGACGTCAATTTCAACCGAAGCCGGCCCGCCAAGATCGGCCAGATTCCGGTGCACGTCCTGCGGACCGGAATCTCGGGAGAACTCGGGTACGAGGTGCATGGATCCGCGAACGCCGCGAGCGGGATCTGGTCGACCATCCTGGCTGCTGGTGAGGATTTCGGAATCCGTCAGCTCGGATTCCGCTCACAGCCTGTGCAGCACATCGAGGCGGGAATCGCGACGAATGGCTTGGACTACCTGCCGGCGGCGATCGTGACGCCCGGAGCTCCGCGACAGTTCAGGCGTGGAGTGATGGGTGGGAGCTTCGTTCCCAAGAATGGGTTGACCGACTACTTCCGGAGACCGGGCGAGCTCGGCTGGGGCACCTCGGGAAAGATCTCAGATCACGATTTCCTTGGTCGGGAGGCGCTGGTCTCGCAGGCTGAGATCGGAGGGCCGGCCCGACTGCTCGTTGGCCTCGTGTGGAACGCGGATGACGTCGGCGAAGTGTTTGCGTCGCTGCTACACGGCGGCGACATCCCGGAACAGATGGACATTCCTCGCCGTCTTGGCCCCAGTTTCGATCAGGTCCTGGTCTGTGGCAACCCTGTCGGTGTCTCGACCGGCCGGTGCCTGAGTTCTAACCTTCGGGCCATGATCTCGCTCTGTGTGATCGACCGTGACCGCGCGGTCGCCGGCGCGGACGTCGTAGTCGTCTGGGGCCGACCTGGAACGCCCCAGCGGGAGATCCGAGCGACGGTCACCACGCTGCCGTTCAAGCCGGACCGTCGTCGGACCGACGTCGCGACCCTGTAG
- the folP gene encoding dihydropteroate synthase — MGILNVTPDSFSDGGRFLDQAAAVAHGLAMHEAGAAYVDVGGESTRPGAARIDATEERRRIMPVIRELAAAGVQVSVDTTRAEVAAAALAAGAVLVNDVSGGLADAGMVDLLADAGVPWVLTHWRAHSRRMYAAAEYGDVTTEVLTELRRRVDAVVAAGVDPGQLVLDPGLGFAKRSEHDWSLLAGLNRLVAFGLPVLVGASRKSFLGQLLAGPDGVPRPIPGRAAASLAVDVWAAMAGAWAVRVHDVQQSVDALTALHALHLPADMAT; from the coding sequence ATGGGCATCCTGAACGTCACACCCGACTCGTTTTCCGACGGCGGGCGGTTCCTCGACCAGGCAGCCGCCGTTGCCCATGGTCTGGCCATGCACGAGGCCGGCGCCGCCTACGTGGACGTCGGCGGCGAATCGACACGTCCGGGAGCGGCCCGCATCGACGCCACGGAGGAACGCCGGCGGATCATGCCGGTGATCAGGGAGCTCGCGGCGGCGGGCGTGCAGGTCAGCGTCGACACCACCCGGGCCGAGGTCGCCGCGGCCGCGCTCGCCGCCGGCGCGGTGCTGGTCAATGACGTCAGCGGCGGGCTCGCCGACGCCGGCATGGTCGATCTGCTTGCGGACGCCGGCGTTCCGTGGGTACTCACCCACTGGCGGGCCCACAGCCGGCGGATGTACGCCGCGGCCGAGTACGGCGATGTCACCACCGAGGTCCTCACCGAACTGCGCCGACGGGTGGACGCCGTCGTCGCCGCGGGTGTCGATCCCGGCCAACTCGTGCTTGACCCCGGGCTCGGTTTCGCCAAACGAAGCGAGCACGACTGGTCGCTGCTCGCTGGCCTGAACCGGTTGGTCGCGTTCGGTCTGCCGGTCCTTGTCGGCGCCTCACGCAAGTCGTTCCTCGGCCAGCTACTCGCTGGTCCGGACGGAGTCCCGCGGCCTATACCGGGGCGGGCAGCCGCCTCATTGGCCGTCGACGTCTGGGCGGCGATGGCCGGCGCGTGGGCCGTCCGCGTGCACGACGTCCAGCAATCTGTCGACGCCCTCACCGCCCTCCACGCCCTGCACCTACCAGCCGACATGGCGACCTGA
- the pabB gene encoding aminodeoxychorismate synthase component I has translation MTIPHLWARFDDLVAGRALAFPPPHQVLTAERPDEVVSVLAEVERATAAGAWAFGYVSYEAAPGFDQGLAVAPASADDPPLIWFGLCGDPTEVPPVPPPSAAQGPARWTPDWTADDHARVVARVREHIAAGETYQCNVTDRLRAAVDADPYLLYARLARAQLAAYNAYLDLGRFVVISASPELFFDWAGDRLRTRPMKGTAARGRTPAEDRDQARRLRTSPKELAENVMIVDLLRNDLAKVALVGSVEVTRLFALERYPTVWQLTSEITSRLHPDRGLVDIFRALFPCGSVTGAPKRRSMEVIRDVETGPRGVYCGAVGLVAPPSAPFRARFSVAIRTAVVDRQTACGVYGAGGGITWDSRPAAEWAELLAKAAVLTRRAMQADRRADIPGIAPVGGLVT, from the coding sequence ATGACGATCCCGCACCTCTGGGCTCGCTTCGACGACCTTGTCGCGGGCCGTGCCCTTGCCTTCCCGCCGCCGCACCAGGTACTCACGGCCGAGCGCCCAGACGAGGTAGTCTCCGTGCTGGCCGAGGTAGAGCGCGCCACCGCCGCGGGTGCCTGGGCGTTCGGATACGTCTCCTACGAGGCAGCGCCGGGATTCGACCAGGGGCTGGCCGTGGCGCCGGCGTCGGCCGATGACCCGCCGCTGATCTGGTTCGGCCTGTGCGGCGATCCGACCGAGGTCCCGCCGGTTCCCCCGCCGTCGGCGGCCCAGGGCCCCGCGCGGTGGACGCCGGACTGGACCGCCGACGATCACGCCCGCGTCGTCGCCCGTGTACGCGAGCACATCGCGGCGGGAGAGACGTACCAGTGCAACGTCACCGACCGGCTACGCGCCGCCGTCGACGCAGACCCCTACCTCCTCTACGCCCGGCTCGCGCGCGCGCAACTCGCGGCGTACAACGCCTACCTCGACCTCGGCCGGTTCGTCGTCATCAGTGCCAGCCCGGAACTGTTCTTCGACTGGGCCGGGGACCGCCTCCGGACGCGACCCATGAAGGGCACCGCCGCGCGCGGTCGCACCCCCGCGGAGGACCGCGATCAGGCGCGACGGCTGCGGACGAGCCCCAAGGAGCTCGCCGAAAACGTCATGATCGTCGATCTGCTGCGCAACGACCTCGCCAAGGTCGCCCTCGTGGGCAGCGTCGAGGTCACGCGGTTGTTCGCCCTCGAGCGATATCCGACCGTCTGGCAGCTGACCTCCGAGATCACTAGCCGTCTGCATCCGGATCGCGGCCTCGTGGACATCTTCCGCGCGCTGTTCCCGTGCGGCTCGGTCACCGGCGCGCCGAAGCGGCGCAGCATGGAGGTAATCCGCGATGTCGAGACTGGCCCGCGCGGGGTGTACTGCGGAGCGGTCGGTCTCGTCGCACCGCCGTCCGCGCCGTTCCGGGCCCGTTTCAGCGTCGCGATCCGAACGGCGGTGGTCGACCGGCAAACGGCTTGCGGCGTGTACGGCGCCGGCGGAGGCATCACCTGGGATTCCCGGCCCGCCGCCGAGTGGGCCGAACTCCTCGCCAAGGCGGCGGTGCTCACTCGAAGGGCCATGCAGGCCGACCGTCGTGCCGACATCCCGGGCATTGCGCCCGTCGGCGGTCTCGTGACATGA
- a CDS encoding bifunctional 5,10-methylenetetrahydrofolate dehydrogenase/5,10-methenyltetrahydrofolate cyclohydrolase, producing the protein MTMKIDGTAIARRVRAQVAADVAAAYPGPDTAPGLATILVGDDPASAVYIASKRRAVREAGMRDLHRSLPADATQTQVAAVIDELVADPSVSGILLQLPLPPHLDPAPLIDRIPAAKDVDGLTTESAGLLARGLFGLRPCTPSGVIELLDADGIKIAGRHAVVVGRSALVGHPMAEMLLQRDATVTIAHRPTSDLPAVTRLADILVVATGVRGLIGAEHVKPGAIVIDVGIHRTRTGLTGDVRTAELEGIADRVTPVPGGVGPMTIAMLMVNTLRAAQWTQPQP; encoded by the coding sequence ATGACCATGAAGATCGACGGCACGGCGATTGCGCGGCGGGTTCGCGCTCAGGTCGCTGCCGACGTCGCGGCCGCCTACCCCGGGCCAGACACCGCTCCGGGCCTGGCCACGATCCTCGTCGGCGACGACCCGGCCAGCGCCGTCTACATCGCGAGCAAGCGCCGCGCCGTCCGCGAGGCCGGCATGCGCGACCTGCACCGCTCCCTGCCAGCCGACGCCACCCAGACGCAGGTCGCCGCGGTCATCGACGAACTGGTCGCCGACCCGTCCGTCTCCGGCATCCTGCTGCAACTGCCGCTGCCTCCCCACCTCGACCCAGCCCCACTCATCGACCGGATCCCGGCGGCCAAAGACGTCGACGGCCTCACCACCGAAAGCGCTGGCCTGCTCGCACGCGGCCTGTTCGGGCTGCGCCCCTGCACGCCCAGCGGCGTGATCGAGCTCCTGGACGCCGATGGCATCAAGATCGCCGGAAGACACGCGGTCGTCGTCGGCCGATCCGCGCTGGTCGGCCACCCCATGGCCGAGATGCTGCTGCAGCGCGACGCCACGGTGACCATCGCGCACCGGCCGACCTCGGACCTGCCAGCGGTGACCCGACTCGCGGACATCCTGGTCGTGGCGACCGGCGTGCGCGGCCTGATCGGCGCCGAGCACGTCAAACCCGGCGCCATCGTCATCGACGTCGGTATCCACCGCACGAGGACCGGGCTGACCGGCGACGTGCGCACCGCGGAGCTCGAGGGTATCGCCGACCGCGTCACCCCGGTGCCCGGCGGCGTCGGACCCATGACGATCGCCATGCTCATGGTCAACACGCTGCGCGCCGCTCAATGGACGCAGCCACAGCCGTAG
- the purU gene encoding formyltetrahydrofolate deformylase, giving the protein MTVAQEAPAPQASPTTRTRNQASLIVHGRDRTGIVAAVGSVLSQHGANIVSLDQYSDDPQGGSFFQRTVFSSDRLKAILPQIEKDLRAQFTKGFELHYTLRDTSIPQRVAIFVSKADHCLLDLLWRHRGGELPITVSMVISNHTDVADEVRAFGIPFFFVPSAGPDKSAAEAEHLRLLRGNVDFVVLARYMQILSGDLITRVGVPIINIHHSFLPAFIGAGPYAKAKERGVKLVGATAHYVTEDLDEGPIIEQDVVRVTHADTVADLQRRGADVERLVLSRAVRWHSEDRVIRHANRTIVFA; this is encoded by the coding sequence GTGACGGTCGCCCAGGAAGCTCCCGCGCCGCAGGCGTCACCAACAACGAGAACCAGGAATCAGGCATCGCTGATCGTGCACGGCCGCGACCGGACCGGCATCGTGGCGGCCGTCGGCTCGGTGCTCAGCCAGCACGGGGCGAACATCGTGTCGTTGGACCAGTACTCTGACGATCCGCAGGGTGGGTCGTTCTTCCAGCGTACGGTCTTCAGTTCCGACCGGCTCAAGGCGATACTGCCCCAGATCGAGAAAGACCTGCGGGCGCAGTTCACCAAAGGCTTCGAGCTGCATTACACGCTGCGAGACACGTCGATTCCCCAGCGCGTCGCCATATTCGTTTCCAAGGCCGACCACTGCCTGCTCGACCTGCTCTGGCGGCACCGCGGCGGCGAACTCCCGATCACCGTGTCCATGGTCATCTCCAACCACACCGACGTCGCCGACGAGGTGCGCGCCTTCGGCATCCCGTTCTTCTTCGTACCGTCGGCCGGCCCGGACAAGTCCGCCGCCGAGGCCGAGCACCTCCGCCTGCTCCGCGGCAACGTGGACTTCGTCGTGCTGGCCCGCTACATGCAGATCCTCTCCGGCGACCTCATCACGCGGGTCGGAGTGCCCATCATCAACATCCACCATTCCTTCCTCCCGGCCTTCATCGGCGCCGGCCCGTACGCCAAGGCAAAAGAACGCGGTGTGAAGCTCGTCGGCGCCACCGCGCACTACGTCACCGAGGACCTCGACGAGGGCCCGATCATCGAGCAGGACGTCGTCCGGGTCACCCACGCCGACACCGTCGCCGACCTGCAGCGCCGCGGCGCCGACGTCGAACGGCTCGTACTGTCCCGCGCCGTGCGCTGGCACAGCGAGGACCGTGTCATCCGCCACGCCAACCGCACCATCGTCTTCGCCTGA
- a CDS encoding methylenetetrahydrofolate reductase yields the protein MTSLPVEQAGRLATLLHDVSLEMTGKDIEELDLARESIPTGTCINVTFLGNEDLQMRLAAARAVKAYGFVPVPHISARRLESRASLEVFLAALQADGTGEHVFVVGGDPSVPHGPYADALSVIQSGLLEQYGVRRASVAGYPEGHPDIPDRILWPALRDKHASLAERGLAGDVITQFGFDVDSVLTWTEALRERGVDAPVRIGVPGPAGVRRLLRYAARFGVGTSASIAKKYGLSLTNLMGTAGPDRFLHTLATDYDPRRHGEVKLHFYTFGGLRTTSEWIDHLRKEG from the coding sequence ATGACTTCCTTACCCGTCGAGCAGGCCGGGCGTCTCGCCACGCTGTTGCACGACGTATCCCTCGAAATGACCGGCAAGGACATTGAGGAACTCGACCTGGCGCGGGAGTCCATCCCGACGGGCACCTGCATCAACGTGACCTTCCTCGGCAACGAGGATCTACAGATGCGGCTGGCGGCCGCCAGGGCCGTCAAGGCGTACGGCTTTGTCCCGGTGCCGCACATCTCAGCCCGCCGCCTGGAGTCGCGTGCGTCGCTGGAGGTGTTTCTCGCCGCTCTACAGGCCGACGGCACCGGCGAGCACGTCTTCGTCGTCGGCGGTGATCCGAGCGTCCCACATGGACCCTACGCCGACGCGCTGTCGGTCATCCAGTCCGGCCTGCTGGAGCAGTACGGCGTCCGCCGTGCCAGCGTCGCCGGCTATCCCGAAGGCCACCCCGATATTCCTGACCGAATCCTCTGGCCTGCCCTGCGGGACAAGCACGCGTCCCTTGCCGAACGCGGTCTGGCCGGTGATGTCATCACGCAGTTCGGATTCGACGTCGACTCGGTCCTGACCTGGACCGAGGCGCTCCGCGAACGCGGCGTCGACGCGCCGGTCCGTATCGGTGTGCCCGGCCCGGCAGGGGTGCGCCGGCTGCTGCGCTACGCGGCGCGGTTCGGCGTCGGTACCAGCGCCTCGATCGCGAAGAAATACGGTCTGTCGCTGACCAACCTCATGGGCACCGCCGGGCCCGACCGCTTCCTGCACACCCTCGCCACGGATTACGACCCGCGGCGACACGGCGAGGTCAAGCTGCACTTCTACACCTTCGGGGGGCTGCGGACCACGTCGGAATGGATCGATCATCTCAGGAAAGAAGGCTGA
- a CDS encoding aminomethyltransferase family protein — protein sequence MTVPSLQDGIDKAGSPLRLLWKPGAAPWTPEVVEREYVGWRQEQAAWHDGVAISDLSHHMYDMVIDGPDATRLLAAVSANNYETFAVGQAKQIIPVTNEGFIVTDGILLRRAEQQYTLSGIPASQHWVRYHGEQGGYDVTFTTDPSSAFRGGGDPKLFRYQIQGPLARQLVERAFGGPLPATRFFHATAVTLGGRNFRALRHGMAGQPGYEFIGDWADGAYVKETLMRAGEPFGLVHVGALAYTTASVESGWIPSPTPAIYTDPDLLGYRRWLPLFGIEGQRPLHGSFYSDDIEDYYVTPYELGYGRLIRLDRDFIGRDALEKAKDAVRWAKVTLVFDNDDVRSVLGDEPGFVLSYARHRVEASSALVGTTYHIASSHPYRSIIALSLVDQAHAAPGTRVEVVWGDHPGSGTPADADLGFPRIRATVQPAPYNEHARTQYRHNDQ from the coding sequence ATGACAGTTCCAAGTCTTCAGGACGGCATCGACAAGGCCGGCTCGCCGTTACGCCTGCTGTGGAAGCCAGGCGCGGCGCCCTGGACGCCCGAGGTTGTCGAGCGCGAGTACGTGGGCTGGCGGCAGGAGCAGGCGGCCTGGCATGACGGGGTGGCCATCTCGGACCTGTCGCATCACATGTACGACATGGTCATCGATGGGCCGGACGCGACCAGGCTGCTCGCCGCGGTGAGCGCGAACAACTACGAGACGTTCGCGGTCGGTCAGGCCAAGCAGATCATCCCGGTGACGAACGAGGGGTTCATCGTCACCGACGGGATCCTGCTGCGCCGGGCCGAGCAGCAGTACACGCTCAGCGGCATTCCGGCGTCCCAGCACTGGGTGCGCTACCACGGTGAGCAGGGTGGCTACGACGTCACCTTCACCACCGACCCGTCGTCGGCCTTCCGCGGTGGCGGCGACCCGAAGCTGTTCCGTTACCAGATCCAGGGACCGCTCGCGCGGCAGCTGGTCGAGCGCGCGTTCGGCGGGCCGCTGCCCGCGACCAGGTTCTTCCACGCCACGGCGGTCACGCTCGGCGGACGGAACTTCCGTGCCCTGCGGCACGGCATGGCCGGGCAGCCTGGCTACGAGTTCATCGGTGACTGGGCGGATGGCGCGTATGTCAAGGAGACGCTGATGCGGGCCGGCGAGCCGTTCGGCCTCGTGCATGTCGGCGCGCTGGCTTACACCACGGCGTCCGTGGAGAGCGGCTGGATCCCATCCCCGACGCCCGCGATCTATACCGACCCGGACCTGCTGGGCTACCGCCGTTGGCTGCCGCTGTTCGGGATCGAGGGACAGCGGCCGCTGCACGGCAGCTTCTACTCCGACGACATCGAGGATTACTACGTCACGCCGTACGAGCTCGGGTACGGCCGGCTGATCCGCCTGGACCGCGACTTCATCGGCCGCGACGCGCTGGAGAAGGCGAAGGACGCGGTTCGCTGGGCGAAGGTCACGCTGGTCTTCGACAACGACGACGTTCGCTCCGTGCTCGGCGACGAGCCGGGCTTCGTGCTCAGCTACGCCCGCCACCGTGTCGAGGCCAGCTCGGCGCTGGTCGGCACGACCTACCACATCGCGTCGTCACACCCGTACCGATCGATCATCGCGCTGTCGCTGGTCGACCAAGCGCACGCCGCGCCCGGCACCCGGGTGGAGGTCGTCTGGGGCGACCATCCCGGCTCGGGGACACCGGCCGACGCTGATCTGGGATTCCCCCGCATCCGGGCCACCGTGCAGCCCGCGCCGTACAACGAGCACGCGCGCACCCAGTACCGCCACAACGACCAGTAA
- a CDS encoding TetR/AcrR family transcriptional regulator, with protein sequence MDSGRRRARILREAAALFIANGFSGVTMDDVQTAVGGSKATLYKYFSDKSDLFRSAVEMLIDERSQPLTSFHPSGGDPVETLKEFGRHFAAIVLDSGAIALHRLVTSEAERVDGLGQMFFQHGPAVGNAILGRYLGTLRDAGIIEVADPVLAASQLYQAMLGSLQMRLLMNTADRPTSQEIESSITHAVNTFVDGTRLRTPQPRAADATTR encoded by the coding sequence GTGGATAGTGGGCGCCGGCGAGCGCGGATCCTGCGCGAGGCGGCCGCGCTCTTCATCGCGAACGGGTTTTCCGGAGTCACCATGGATGACGTGCAGACCGCCGTGGGTGGCTCGAAGGCGACGCTGTACAAGTACTTCAGCGACAAGAGCGACCTGTTTCGGTCCGCCGTGGAAATGCTTATCGACGAGCGCAGTCAACCCTTGACCTCCTTTCATCCAAGCGGCGGCGACCCCGTCGAAACACTCAAGGAGTTTGGGCGGCATTTTGCCGCGATCGTGCTCGATTCCGGAGCCATTGCGCTCCATCGTCTCGTGACATCGGAAGCGGAACGGGTCGACGGGCTGGGGCAGATGTTCTTCCAACACGGTCCCGCGGTGGGTAACGCCATCCTCGGCCGTTATCTTGGCACGCTGCGCGACGCGGGCATCATCGAAGTCGCGGACCCGGTGCTGGCGGCATCCCAGCTCTACCAGGCGATGCTGGGCTCGCTGCAGATGCGGCTGCTGATGAATACCGCCGACCGGCCCACCTCGCAGGAGATCGAGTCGAGCATCACCCACGCGGTGAACACGTTCGTCGACGGCACCCGGCTCCGGACACCGCAACCACGGGCCGCGGACGCGACAACGCGGTGA